In a genomic window of Helianthus annuus cultivar XRQ/B chromosome 10, HanXRQr2.0-SUNRISE, whole genome shotgun sequence:
- the LOC110883437 gene encoding uncharacterized protein LOC110883437, with protein sequence MTDLSIKFVVDDIGDRVVRTSSQSHVASAKKTGHKSLDCKDLKNVVCYGCGDKGHIKTNYPKRAVEGTAKPREAKKSNARAFQLNAREAIKIQMPIRAWFLLEFYLILEPIRDLLTINGSIETASMILDGCVISITNHSIPVNLLPMTLAGFDMVLGMDWLADNQARIACDKKLIEINSPTLRIAQESIYA encoded by the exons ATGACAGACCTGTCTATAAAATTTGTGGTAGACGACATTGGGGACAGAGTCGTACGGACCAGTAGTCAAAGCCATGTGGCATCTGCAAAAAAGACTGGTCATAAGTCCTTGGATTGTAAGGACTTGAAGAACGTCGTGTGCTACGGATGTGGCGATAAGGGCCACATAAAGACTAACTACCCTAAACGAGCTGTTGAGGGTACTGCAAAGCCTAGGGAGGCAAAGAAGTCCAATGCTCGAGCTTTCCAACTAAATGCAAGAGAAGCAATTAAGATACAAATGCCAATACGGGCTTGGTTTTTGCTAGAGTTTTATTTGATTCTAGAGCCGATAAGAGATTTGTTGACCATAA ACGGTAGCATAGAAACCGCTTCCATGATTCttgatggatgtgttatatccattacgAATCATTCTATCCCTGTTAATCTTTTGCCAATGACGTTGGCGGGGTTCGATAtggttttaggcatggattggctagcTGATAACCAAGCCCGTATTGCCTGCGATAAGAAACTTATCGAGATTAATTCCCCTACGCTACGGATTGCCCAAGAAAGTATCTATGCTTAA
- the LOC110883436 gene encoding uncharacterized mitochondrial protein AtMg00860-like has protein sequence MNWEAPKTQYEISSFLGLAGYYRRFIENFSRIATQLTTLTRKNVKFDWGPKQKESFEILKHKLTNAPVLTLPAGVEDFVVYCDASYTGMGCELMQRGKVVAYAS, from the coding sequence atgaattgggaagcaccCAAGACTCAATATGAGATTAGTAGTTTCTTAGGACTGGCCGGTTATTAcagaaggttcattgagaacttttccCGGATAGCCACTCAATTGACTACTCTGACCCGTAAGAATGTCAAGTTCGACTGGGGTCCCAAGCAGAAAGAATCCTTTGAGATTCTAAAGCATAAATTGACCAATGCTCCTGTCTTAACCTTACCTGCAGGAGTTGAAGACtttgtcgtgtactgtgatgcTTCGTACACAGGTATGGGTTGTGAACtaatgcaacgaggcaaagtGGTTGCATATGCATCATGA